From Aedes albopictus strain Foshan chromosome 1, AalbF5, whole genome shotgun sequence, one genomic window encodes:
- the LOC109400931 gene encoding fibrinogen-like protein A, which produces MKVKILTIICVFCAVHYHEATKVSSDCSNCPANSGSFGYELLLGKLEDLEAKFWNMWLEMKEQTENQIRFKDTQKEMKLMLTKLEDRSSEILEQHLSCANHENWKKTVLAMQLGRRSNSSLLDNLKPFKSCAEISSYISGKYTIHPLGFEKPFEAYCEQSVFDGGWTVVQYRFDGSVDFNRNWTDYRNGFGKLDGEFWIGLEKLHRLTKSGDHQLLVETKTFNGTYKFARYDEFVIGTEDEKYALKKVGSYNGSAGDGLKYHINMQFSTKDNDNDRSGSNCAVLYKGAWWYNNCYRSNLNGLYKKGNHQDSMNWDHHTNECEGLAYSRMMIRKTPNNAETCP; this is translated from the exons ATGAAGGTGAAAATTTTAACTATTATCTGTGTGTTTTGTGCGGTTCATTATCATGAGGCAACAAAGGTGTCCAGCGACTGTTCCAACTGTCCGGCTAATAGTGGTAGCTTTGGCTATGAACTGCTCCTCGGTAAACTGGAAGATCTCGAGGCCAAATTCTGGAATATGTGGCTTGAGATGAAAGAACAAACTGAAAACCAAATCCGTTTCAAGGATACACAAAAGGAGATGAAGCTAATGCTGACCAAGCTGGAGGACCGTTCGTCGGAGATTTTGGAGCAGCACCTAAGTTGTGCCAATCATGAAAACTGGAAGAAGACGGTACTTGCAATGCAACTAGGTAGACGATCGAACAGCAGTTTACTAGATAATCTGAAACCATTCAAATCATGTGCTGAAATTTCATCTTATATATCGGGAAAGTACACTATACATCCTTTGGGTTTCGAGAAACCATTTGAGGCGTATTGCGAACAAAGTGTATTTGACGGAGGATGGACTGTTGTGCAGTATCGTTTCGATGGATCAGTTGACTTCAACCGGAACTGGACTGACTACAGAAATGGATTCGGAAAGCTCGACGGAGAGTTCTGGATTGGGTTGGAGAAATTACATCGTCTTACAAAAAGTGGTGACCACCAACTACTTGTGGAGACAAAAACATTCAACGGAACTTACAAATTCGCACGATACGATGAGTTTGTGATTGGTACTGAAGATGAGAAATATGCATTAAAGAAGGTGGGAAGTTACAATGGAAGCGCAGGAGATGGATTAAAATACCACATAAATATGCAATTTTCAACTAAAGACAATGACAACGATCGATCTGGCAGCAATTGTGCCGTATTGTATAAGGGTGCATGGTGGTACAACAACTGTTACCGTAG TAACCTTAATGGACTATACAAGAAAGGAAATCATCAAGATAGTATGAACTGGGATCACCATACTAACGAATGCGAAGGATTAGCATATTCTCGAATGATGATTCGTAAAACCCCAAATAATGCTGAGACCTGCCCGTGA